DNA sequence from the Streptomyces sp. HUAS 15-9 genome:
GTGGTGCCCCGGTACGACCGCTGTCGCCCCGCCGCGCGGAAGGCGGCCGTCTCCGCGTGCATCGAGGGGTCGCCGTCCTGCACACGGCGGTTGTGGCCGCGGCCGAGGAGGGTGCCGTCGGCGCCGTAGAGGGCCGCGCCGATCGGGATGCCGCCCTCGGCGAGCTCGGCGCGGGCCTCGGCGACGGCGGTGGCGAGCCAGGCGCGGGCCTGTTGCTGATCCATGCGTTCACTCTCCTCGGGCACAGGCGCCGGCACCGGGACAACATGCCCAACGTACGGGGGTCTTCAGGGGTGGCCTCGGTAAAGCGCCGGGAAACCCACTCTGTACCCTGGCCCGATCAATCGCCGCGTGAAGCGGCAGTCGGCCCCCGGTGGTGGGAGGAAGTCATGGTTGCCGCTCCGGTTCTGGAGGAGCTGCGGGAGGTCGTGCAGCCGCAGGCCAAGCTGGCGAGCCGCAACGGCGAGCACTGGGCGGGCCGGCTGTACATGCGGGAGGTCTCGCTGCGGTTCACCCGGCAGTTGGTGCGCACTCCCGTCACCCCGGACCAGCTGACCTGGACGATGATGGTGTGCGGGATCGCCTCCGGCGCGGCCCTGCTCATACCCGGTCTGACGGGCGCCGTCCTGGCCGCGGTGCTGATGCAGCTGTTCCTCCTCTTCGACTGCGTGGACGGCGAAGTCGCCCGCTGGAAGGGGCAGAACAGCGCGACCGGCATTTACGTCGACCGGCTCGGGGCCTATCTCGCCGACGCGGCGCTGATGGCGGGCGCCGGCTTCCACGCGGCGCAATCGGGTTACGGCGGCTGGGTGTCGGTCGGCATCGCCACCGCGCTCGGCGTCGTCCTGCTGAAGGCCTCCACCGACCTGGTGGACGTGGCACGCGCCCGGCGCGGACTGACCGTCGCCGACGACGAGGCGACCCGGCCGCGTTCGCAGGGCGTCGCGACGGTGCGCAGGCTGGCCGCCGCCTTCAAGATCCACCGCGTCACCAACGGCATCGAGGCGTCCCTGGTGCTGCTCGTCGCCGCGCTCGCCGGCGAGATCACCGGCGGCATCGAGCCCACCCGCTGGGCGCTGGGCACGCTCGCCGTGATCACCTGGGTGATGGTCCCGGCGCACCTGCTGTCGATCCTGTCTTCGTCCCGCCTGCGCTGACGCCGGCTGACCCGGGCTCATCGGCAGCGCCGATGAGCCCATCGGCAGGACGCCCCACCGGCGCGTGGACCGGCACGCGTGCCCGCTCGTAGCTTCGACGGCATGACCCCAGAGACCAAGGGCACGGCCCAGCTCACGATCGCGATGGTGCTCTCCGGCACCCTCGGCGTCTTCGTCGTCGAGTCGGGCGCCTCGCCCTTCGACGTCGTGTTCTTCCGCGTCCTGTTCGGCGCCCTGGCCCTCGGCGCATACGTCGTCGCCCGCGGCTGGCTGCGCGACCACGGCTTCACCCCGCGCACCCTCGGACTGGCCGTCCTCGGCGGTGTGTTCATCGTCTTCAACTGGGTGCTGCTGTTCCAGTCGTACGAGAACACGTCCATCTCCGTGGCGACAGTCGTCTACCACACGCAGCCGTTCTACGTGGTCCTGCTTGGCGCCCTGCTGTTCCGCGAGCGGCTCACGGCCGCCACGGTGGGGTGGATCGCCCTCGCCTTCGCCGGGCTGATCCTCGTCTCCGGTGTCACACCCGAAGACTTCACGGGGGGCGGGACGTATGCCGTCGGCGTGGGACAGGCCCTGCTCGCCGCCCTCCTCTACGGTCTGTCCACCCTGGTCACCAAGCGCATCACCGGGGTACGCCCGCACCTGATCGCCCTCGTCCAGGTCCTCGTCGGCATCCCGCTGCTGCTTCCCTTCGCCGACTTCGGCGCGATGAGCGGAACGGGGTGGGACTGGGGCTGGCTGGCCGGGCTCGGGCTGATCCACACCGGGGTGATGTACGTCCTGATGTACGCCGCCTACGCCCGGCTGGCCACCTCGAAGATCGCCGTCCTCGCCTTCGTCTACCCGGCCGTCGCGATGGTCATGGACTGGGCGGTGTACGGCCACCACATCGGCCTCGTCCAGGCGCTGGGCGTACCGCTGATCGTGACGGCGAGCCTGAAGGTCACCCTTGCTCGGCGACCAGTTGCCGCGCCCGCTCCACGAACAGCCGCGCATGCGCCGGAAGCCGCTTCCCGGCCCGCCACGCCAGCTGCGTGCGAAGCGTGAACGACGGCTCCCACGCCAGTCGTACGAGAGAACCCTCCGAAAGTTCGGCGGCGACCGTCACCTCGGGCAGCAGCGCGCTCCCGAGGCCGGCCGCCGCCGCGCGTTTGGTGGCCTCGATCGTGCCGAACTCCATGAAGTCCACCGGGGCGAGGGCGGTCAGCTCCCGCTCGAACAGGTCCCGGTAGGCGCAGCCGGGCTCGGTCGCCAGCAGCGGCTGCCGTACCAGGTCCGCCGTCGCGACCGGCTTCCCGGCCAGCGGATGTCCGGGCGCGGCCACCAGCACCAGCGGCTCCTCGGCCAGCACCACGCCCTCCAGCCCGGCGTGCTCGGTCTGCTCCTCCATCAGAAAGCCCAGGTCGTACGTGCCCTGCCGCAGCGCCTGCCGGGTCTCGTCGCCGATGGTGGTGCGCAGCGAGAGCCGCACCCGGGGGTAGCGGTGGTGGAACAGTTCGAGGAGCGGCGGCAGCCGGTAGGAGGTCAGCGACTCCATCGTGCCGATGGCGAGGGTTCCGGCCGGTTCGTCCGCGTCGGCCACCACCGTCCGCGCCTCCTCGGCCAGCTCGATCATCCGCCGGGCGTAGGGCAGCAGCCGCTCGCCCGCCTCCGTGAGCCGGATACGGCTGCCGAGCCGGTCGAACAACTCCGCGCCCAGGTCCGACTCCAGGGCACGGATCTGGCCGGTCACGCTGGACTGGGCGTACTTCAGCTCGGCCGCGGCCCGGGTGAAGCTCAAGGCGGTGGCGACCTTCTCGAAGGTGACGAGCAGCCTCAGCTCCATCACTCGGCCTCGGGCTCGTTCTTCCTGAGGGACTTCAGGAACTCGGGGTTGTCGTCGGGGGCGACCCAGCGGGCGGGGGCCGGGGCCCGTACCTTGCCGGCGATCAGCCAGGCGACCGGGCCGACCAGCACCTCGCCGAAGAGCAGGATGATGATGACCCACGCCACCTTCGGCAGCCCGCTCACCTCTTCCTCGGGCGTGTTGAGGCAGTCCACGAACGCGTAGATCCACAGCGCCAGGACCAGCAGGAAGGGGAGATACCTGAGCATTGGCGTGAGATCCCTCGGCAGAGTGAGACGGCCCCGGTGACGGGCCCAGGTTAGCCCGTGGCCGATACTGGGTCACATGGCTTACGACGATCTTCGTTCCCTGCTCAGGGCGCTGGAGCGTGAAGGCGACCTCAAGCGCGTCAAGGTCGAGGTCGACCCGTACCTGGAGGTCGGGGAGATCGTCGACCGGGTGCAGAAGTCCGGCGGTCCGGCGCTGCTCTTCGAGAACGTGAAGGGCTCCGCGATGCCCCTCGCGATGAACGTCTTCGGGACCGACCGGCGCCTGCTGAAGGCGCTCGGCCTGAAGTCGTACGGCGAGATCAGCGAGAAGATCGGCGGGCTGCTGCGGCCCGAGCTGCCGCACGGCTTCGTGGGGGTGCGCGAGGCGTTCGGGAAGCTCGGCGCGATGACGCACGTGCCGCCGAAGAAGATCAAGGACGCTCCGGTGCAGGAGGTCGTCCTGCGGGGCGACGACGTCGACCTCGACACGCTCCCCGCCCTGTTCACCTGGCCGCAGGACGGCGGCTCCTTCTTCAACCTGGGGCTCACGCACACCAAGGATCCGGAGAGCGGGGTCCGTAACCTCGGGCTCTACCGCCTCCAGCGGCACGACCGGCGCACCATCGGCATGCACTGGCAGATCCACAAGGACAGCCGCAACCACTACCAGGTCGCGGCCAGGCGCGGGGAACGCCTGCCGGTGGCGATCGCCTTCGGCTGCCCCCCGGCCGTGACCTACGCCTCGACCGCCCCGCTCCCCGGTGACATCGACGAGTACCTGTTCGCCGGCTTCGTCGCGGGCAAGCGCATCGAGATGGTCGACTGCAAGACGGTTCCGCTCCAGGTCCCGGCGAACGCCGAGGTCGTCCTGGAGGGCTGGCTGGAGCCTGGCGAGATGCTCCCGGAGGGCCCCTTCGGCGACCACACCGGCTTCTACACACCGCAGGAGCCCTTCCCGGCGCTGAAGATCGACTGCGTGACGATGCGGAAGCGGCCGCTGCTCCAGTCGATCGTCGTGGGGCGCCCGCCGACCGAGGACGGTCCCCTGGGCCGCGCCACGGAGCGCTTCTTCCTACCCCTCCTGAAGATCATCGTCCCGGACATCGTGGACTACCACCTGCCCGAGGCCGGCGGCTTCCACAACTGTGCGATCGTCTCGATCGACAAGAAGTACCCGAAGCACGCGCAGAAGGTGATGCACGCGGTCTGGGGGGCCCACATGATGTCCCTGACCAAGCTGATCGTCGTCGTGGACGCCGACTGCGACGTGCACGATCTGCACGAGGTCGCCTGGCGGGCCCTCGGCAACACGGACTACGCCCGTGACCTCACGGTCGTGGAGGGGCCCGTCGACCATCTCGACCACGCCTCCTACCAGCAGTTCTGGGGCGGCAAGGCGGGCATCGACGCGACGAGGAAGTGGCCCGAGGAGGGCTACACGAGGGACGGCGGATGGCCGGAGATGGTTCTGTCGGACCCGGATACGGCGGCCCTGGTGGACCGCCGCTGGAAGGAGTACGGCCTGTGAGCAGCGCCTCCGCGGCACTCCCGCAGCCGGGACGCACCAAGGCGTTCCTGCGCCTGGTGATGATCGAGCACTCGGTCTTCGCGCTTCCCTTCGCCTACATCGCCGCGCTGACCGCGATGTTCGAGTGGGACAGGAACATCCACTGGGGCCGGCTGCTGCTGGTCACGATCTGCATGGTGGGCCTGCGTACGTTCGCCATGGCGGTCAACCGGATCATCGACCGCGAGATCGACGCCCGTAACCCGCGCACCGCCCACCGCGAGCTGGTGACCGGCGCGATGTCGGTGAGGCACGCCTGGACCGGCGCGCTGATCGCGCTGGTGATCTTCCTGGGCTCGGCGGCCCTGCTGAACCCGCTCTGTCTGGCCCTGGCCCCCATCGCGGTGATCCCGATGGTGGTCTACCCCTACGGCAAGCGGTTCACGAACTTCCCGCAGGCGATCCTGGGCCTGGCCCAGGCGATGGGCCCGGTCGGCGGCTGGCTCGCCATCTCGGGCACGTGGTCCTGGGACGCGGTGGTCCTCGGCCTCGCCGTCGGCATCTGGATCGGCGGCTTCGACCTGATCTACGCCTGCCAGGACGTCGAGACCGACCGCGAGATCGGCGTCATGTCGGTCCCGGCCCGCTTCGGCATCCCCGCGGCCATCTGGGGCGCCCGCGCCTGCCACACCCTCACCACGGCCCTGTTCGTCTGGTACGCGGTACTCACTGGCGCCGGTGCGTTCTTCTGGCTGGGCCTGCTGATCGTCGCGGCCGCGTTCGTCTACGAACACTCGATCGTCCGCCCACATGACCTGTCCCGCCTGAACAGGGCGTTCTTCTCGACCAACGGCTTCATCGGGATCAGTCTGTTCGTATGCGCCTTGATCGATCTGCTGGTGCGGGGGCTGACGCTGTAGTCCGTCCGGCTGATACGGATGAGTCCGTTCCCCCTCAAGGTGCTCCCCGCCGACGCGGGGTTCGATCCGGCGGTCCGGCGGCTCGCCGGACGGCCGGATCCGCAGCCGACCCACCGGTCCTGAGCACACCCCGCCCCACCGGTACGCTCAAGGTGTGAACGCAGGAGAAACGCAGCGCGTGCCTTGGATCGTGGGGGTGTCCGGAGCATCCGGGACCCCGTACGCGGCCGCTGTGCTGCGTGCGCTGCTCACGGCCGGTGAGAGCGTCGACCTGGTGGTCAGCCGGGCCTCGCGGCTCACCCTGCTCGATGAGACGGGGATCTCCTTCCGGGACGCCCACTGGCAGGATGACCTGCGGGAATGGCTGGCTCGTGGGGCGGACGGAAAGCCCGGGACCTTCGATGCGGACGTCGAGGGGGTGCGGTACTGGAACGCGGGCGACCTCGCGGCCGGGCCGTCCTCGGGGTCGTACCCCGTGAAGGGGATGCTCATCGTGCCCGCCTCCACCGCCTGTGTGGCGGGCGTCGCGCTCGGGCTCTCCAAGGACCTGCTCCAGCGTGCGGCGAGCGTCACCCTGAAGGAGCGCCGCAAGCTGGTCGTGGCCGTGAGGGAGACCCCGCTGAACGGCCAGACCCTGCGGCACCTGGTCGCCCTGGACGATGCGGGCGCGACCGTGGTGCCCGCCTCGCCGGCCTTCTACGCGGGGGCGACCCACATCCAGGACCTGGTGGACTTCGTCGCCGGACGGGTCCTCGACGCGGCGGGTGTCGCACACGGCCTCTACCGCCGCTGGGCGGGCGAACTCGGTGGCGGAACCCG
Encoded proteins:
- a CDS encoding nucleoside deaminase, with product MDQQQARAWLATAVAEARAELAEGGIPIGAALYGADGTLLGRGHNRRVQDGDPSMHAETAAFRAAGRQRSYRGTTMVTTLSPCWYCSGLVRQFGISRVVVGEAATFHGGHDWLAEHGVEIVLLDDPECTALMHEFIEDNPALWNEDIGE
- a CDS encoding CDP-alcohol phosphatidyltransferase family protein; this encodes MVAAPVLEELREVVQPQAKLASRNGEHWAGRLYMREVSLRFTRQLVRTPVTPDQLTWTMMVCGIASGAALLIPGLTGAVLAAVLMQLFLLFDCVDGEVARWKGQNSATGIYVDRLGAYLADAALMAGAGFHAAQSGYGGWVSVGIATALGVVLLKASTDLVDVARARRGLTVADDEATRPRSQGVATVRRLAAAFKIHRVTNGIEASLVLLVAALAGEITGGIEPTRWALGTLAVITWVMVPAHLLSILSSSRLR
- a CDS encoding DMT family transporter, with product MTPETKGTAQLTIAMVLSGTLGVFVVESGASPFDVVFFRVLFGALALGAYVVARGWLRDHGFTPRTLGLAVLGGVFIVFNWVLLFQSYENTSISVATVVYHTQPFYVVLLGALLFRERLTAATVGWIALAFAGLILVSGVTPEDFTGGGTYAVGVGQALLAALLYGLSTLVTKRITGVRPHLIALVQVLVGIPLLLPFADFGAMSGTGWDWGWLAGLGLIHTGVMYVLMYAAYARLATSKIAVLAFVYPAVAMVMDWAVYGHHIGLVQALGVPLIVTASLKVTLARRPVAAPAPRTAAHAPEAASRPATPAACEA
- a CDS encoding LysR family transcriptional regulator, which encodes MELRLLVTFEKVATALSFTRAAAELKYAQSSVTGQIRALESDLGAELFDRLGSRIRLTEAGERLLPYARRMIELAEEARTVVADADEPAGTLAIGTMESLTSYRLPPLLELFHHRYPRVRLSLRTTIGDETRQALRQGTYDLGFLMEEQTEHAGLEGVVLAEEPLVLVAAPGHPLAGKPVATADLVRQPLLATEPGCAYRDLFERELTALAPVDFMEFGTIEATKRAAAAGLGSALLPEVTVAAELSEGSLVRLAWEPSFTLRTQLAWRAGKRLPAHARLFVERARQLVAEQG
- a CDS encoding PLD nuclease N-terminal domain-containing protein, translated to MLRYLPFLLVLALWIYAFVDCLNTPEEEVSGLPKVAWVIIILLFGEVLVGPVAWLIAGKVRAPAPARWVAPDDNPEFLKSLRKNEPEAE
- a CDS encoding menaquinone biosynthesis decarboxylase, encoding MAYDDLRSLLRALEREGDLKRVKVEVDPYLEVGEIVDRVQKSGGPALLFENVKGSAMPLAMNVFGTDRRLLKALGLKSYGEISEKIGGLLRPELPHGFVGVREAFGKLGAMTHVPPKKIKDAPVQEVVLRGDDVDLDTLPALFTWPQDGGSFFNLGLTHTKDPESGVRNLGLYRLQRHDRRTIGMHWQIHKDSRNHYQVAARRGERLPVAIAFGCPPAVTYASTAPLPGDIDEYLFAGFVAGKRIEMVDCKTVPLQVPANAEVVLEGWLEPGEMLPEGPFGDHTGFYTPQEPFPALKIDCVTMRKRPLLQSIVVGRPPTEDGPLGRATERFFLPLLKIIVPDIVDYHLPEAGGFHNCAIVSIDKKYPKHAQKVMHAVWGAHMMSLTKLIVVVDADCDVHDLHEVAWRALGNTDYARDLTVVEGPVDHLDHASYQQFWGGKAGIDATRKWPEEGYTRDGGWPEMVLSDPDTAALVDRRWKEYGL
- the mqnP gene encoding menaquinone biosynthesis prenyltransferase MqnP, translated to MSSASAALPQPGRTKAFLRLVMIEHSVFALPFAYIAALTAMFEWDRNIHWGRLLLVTICMVGLRTFAMAVNRIIDREIDARNPRTAHRELVTGAMSVRHAWTGALIALVIFLGSAALLNPLCLALAPIAVIPMVVYPYGKRFTNFPQAILGLAQAMGPVGGWLAISGTWSWDAVVLGLAVGIWIGGFDLIYACQDVETDREIGVMSVPARFGIPAAIWGARACHTLTTALFVWYAVLTGAGAFFWLGLLIVAAAFVYEHSIVRPHDLSRLNRAFFSTNGFIGISLFVCALIDLLVRGLTL
- a CDS encoding UbiX family flavin prenyltransferase, translating into MPWIVGVSGASGTPYAAAVLRALLTAGESVDLVVSRASRLTLLDETGISFRDAHWQDDLREWLARGADGKPGTFDADVEGVRYWNAGDLAAGPSSGSYPVKGMLIVPASTACVAGVALGLSKDLLQRAASVTLKERRKLVVAVRETPLNGQTLRHLVALDDAGATVVPASPAFYAGATHIQDLVDFVAGRVLDAAGVAHGLYRRWAGELGGGTRTA